Proteins encoded by one window of Pseudomonas coleopterorum:
- a CDS encoding nucleotidyl transferase AbiEii/AbiGii toxin family protein produces MKTLSEQQRVSIVDASTAGILKNMPAAVAEKDQHITDALHALSQIHIVHSANQVNRKRGDSQPQSIDVATRMVFAGGTCLSKAYGLIERMSEDIDIKIVLESPPEGYAFPNTLGERGRLKALHKAVEAALTGLGFQFVVQVDKDNPIRRDGSRYYCLLVSYEAHFQDTAGTLRPQLKVELICRPPMIPSEMQSLGYMLEVLSGSANPFVFSMNCITVAETLAEKVLSLLRRCAWNWDGHQSGDFDTALVRHVYDVWRIAINHSEALEPAARVFSSSVNKDVLEFGGQHPEFAADPFGVLQRTLKVAETHEGLKANFEQRLKPLLYASERPEYETCFATFTDVARYLLDHGAADGDA; encoded by the coding sequence ATGAAAACGCTCTCAGAACAGCAGCGGGTTAGCATTGTAGATGCGTCTACGGCCGGTATTTTAAAAAACATGCCGGCTGCTGTCGCAGAGAAAGATCAGCACATCACTGATGCTCTTCATGCGCTTTCGCAAATCCATATCGTTCATAGCGCCAATCAGGTCAATCGCAAAAGGGGTGATTCCCAGCCACAGTCAATCGATGTCGCAACGCGAATGGTGTTTGCGGGCGGTACCTGTTTGTCGAAGGCCTACGGCCTTATCGAGAGGATGTCCGAGGACATCGACATAAAGATAGTGTTGGAATCACCACCAGAAGGCTATGCGTTCCCGAATACACTGGGTGAGCGTGGCCGACTGAAGGCGCTGCACAAGGCGGTGGAAGCTGCCCTGACGGGGCTTGGATTCCAGTTCGTTGTTCAAGTGGACAAGGACAATCCCATCCGCAGAGACGGCAGCCGCTATTACTGCCTGTTGGTGTCTTACGAAGCTCATTTTCAAGACACGGCGGGAACCTTGCGCCCGCAGCTGAAGGTTGAGCTCATTTGCCGCCCCCCGATGATCCCTTCGGAAATGCAAAGTCTGGGGTATATGCTGGAAGTGCTGAGCGGGAGCGCAAACCCTTTCGTGTTCTCCATGAACTGCATCACCGTGGCAGAAACCCTGGCGGAAAAAGTACTCTCGCTGCTGCGTCGCTGCGCATGGAATTGGGATGGTCACCAGAGCGGGGATTTCGATACCGCTCTGGTTCGTCATGTTTACGACGTGTGGCGTATCGCAATAAATCACTCCGAGGCGCTAGAGCCTGCCGCACGAGTATTTTCCTCATCCGTGAACAAGGATGTGCTTGAGTTCGGTGGGCAGCACCCTGAGTTCGCTGCGGATCCGTTCGGAGTCTTGCAACGTACCCTTAAGGTCGCCGAGACCCATGAGGGCTTGAAGGCCAATTTCGAACAACGGCTCAAGCCTTTGCTGTACGCGTCTGAGCGACCTGAATACGAAACTTGCTTCGCAACATTTACCGATGTTGCTCGGTATCTGTTGGATCACGGCGCAGCAGACGGCGATGCGTGA
- a CDS encoding 3'-5' exonuclease: MEPVRKPQHLGALGELLRPYQYLLCIDLEATCDEDTKPGEPARQLKVQRDEMETIEIGLAVVDLSSLQLVDQYQSFVRPTRHPVLTDFCRRLTTIKQSDVDTAPGYVRTARMLDAFLEAYPNSAWCSWGDYDYKQLQQDALHLNCKPMLEGMLHTNLKKWHWKVFNCKALGLQPAVEMLGLEWEGTYHRGIDDALNLANLAIHMLGRLAFPETPLPNADQLP, encoded by the coding sequence ATGGAACCTGTTCGCAAACCGCAGCATTTGGGAGCCTTGGGGGAGCTGTTACGCCCTTACCAGTACCTTCTGTGCATCGATCTTGAGGCTACTTGCGATGAGGACACCAAGCCCGGAGAACCCGCCCGTCAGCTGAAGGTGCAACGGGATGAGATGGAAACCATTGAGATCGGCCTAGCGGTGGTCGACCTGTCATCACTCCAGTTGGTCGACCAATATCAGAGCTTTGTCCGGCCTACCCGACACCCGGTATTGACCGACTTCTGCCGCAGACTGACAACGATCAAGCAGAGCGACGTGGATACCGCCCCTGGTTATGTCAGGACTGCCCGCATGCTGGACGCATTTCTAGAAGCCTATCCGAACTCAGCTTGGTGTTCGTGGGGCGATTACGACTACAAACAGCTTCAGCAGGATGCCTTACACCTGAACTGCAAGCCGATGCTAGAAGGAATGCTTCACACCAATCTCAAGAAATGGCACTGGAAGGTCTTCAACTGCAAAGCGCTTGGCCTGCAGCCTGCGGTGGAGATGCTCGGGCTTGAATGGGAGGGCACCTACCACCGTGGCATCGATGACGCTCTCAACTTGGCAAACCTGGCAATCCATATGCTGGGGCGTTTGGCGTTTCCTGAAACACCACTGCCGAACGCCGACCAGCTTCCTTAG